AATATTCTGCTCATTGTTTTACACCATGCCTACTTGTGGATCATTTGCAAGGTCAATTCTaaacacttaccacttttgtccaacttgaaaatgtaccattaatgacaactctctgtactctatctacGCTGTTCTTACTCAGCCGGGCACTCCGCAGAAATATAGTGTTggcaatacaaacatgtattcctaatactatagtgctggaaTAAAAGTTTAGGTTCCTGGCCTTGTTCTCTGTAGAGTTAAAAGGTGTTTACTTGCCCTTTTCTCCCTCTACCTGGcttagatcatcaatcttgatgatcacagccaatccaatgctttcccatagaaaaaaaGCATAGAGAGCCTATTGCGCATGCAATCCCAGAAATGCAGCTCTATGGGGAGCATGCAAAGCGTGAAGGTGCTGCACGACTACAAATCTCCTCTAGAGGCCAGCTGAGTGACTGCCGttagaagtgttactaggcagcaatgcaaacactgccttttctctgaagaagCAGTATTTGCAGATCTAACCCTGCGGGGACCGCCTATAGTCACTGGAATCACTAcatttaagctgtagtggttctgatgactatagtgtcccttgacgTGGGCAGCATGATTGGCTAAGGCACTTTCCTGGTTTGGTGaaaaacaagtgtgtgtgtaagttcaTGAATTGGAGAAACCTCAAAAAGCAGGAAATAGTATTTGCTCCTCATTGCATGTTCATATTTCATGTTGGTCTGAATTTGGCTCGGTTTTCTTTGTAAATAAGGAGTATGGCATCTAAGCTTGAGAGTTTTAGAGTATTTAAGTGTTAAATTTGCAAAGGCAACTTCCTATAATTAAacaataagctgcagtggttataatgTGTGGAGTGTAACTATTGTGGTAATGTTTATAGAGAATTTTTGCTAAATGCTGCAACacctaacagccactagagggagctgaaggagcaGAAATACTAAACAAAACTGGTCCAAACCTATATGCTTACAAGAATGACAACAGTAAGGGAGTAGGTAAGGTttatatatcccccccccctcttttttaaaGCCTTATTATTGCTTATATGACGTCAGCCTTGAGCTCTCACCAACCCAAGTTGCAACATCCTAAAGTCCTGATGAGCTTATTCCACAAGTCGTGCCTTTATAGGCATAGCAAGATATCGTGCCAGAGTTACTCACTACagtgaaaattgtcaggaattccaaAACTAAAAACAGAATTAATTTTGCTATTTGAACCTaaacatttaaattcactttgaatttccagcaattctcactttaaccaAATAATCACGTATGCATTCAGTTATCTTAATAAAATTGGTGCGCTAACAGGTCTATTCCCATCACCTGAAGGAATATGGGTGAAACTAATATTACTATTGTTGAAGTTTGGATTTCTGTTGGCAATATGGCAAGCAAGCAGTCTGGGAGTGTTGCTGGATCCCCTGGTTGTTAAACGGTTCAATCAGAACCAGTGAACTGCAACCTCCTACCACCATAATCACTCCATCAGGCTGTATTGGTTGATTATTGTTTAACAGTATTAAGTTTGCTGTTTCTTTTAATATGTGGGAGAAAAAAAACAGGATATACAAAAAGAAACTTTATTTCATCAAgataattgacaaaaaaaaattaggtcTGTGCTTGGCACAATAGTCTCCATGAGGTGGCGCTCCATACATTGTCCATCACACCTGAACAAATGGAAGAAAGACATAGCGACCCAATATCTTCCAAGGCAAATCAGTCTAACTGCTCCCTCTACTTCCAGTCTCCAGCCATGCCTCCCCCCTAATATACATACCCACCACTCGGCCATTGCAGACTAGCTGGTATCCCCAAAACACTGCCACTCATCCACACAGTTGAAAatatcacccctctccctcttaAGTGCCTGGCCCCAAATAGTGCAAGATTTTACGTTCgcaattattaaaataaagctTATATCAATCCCCCACCCAGCAACCTCCCTAGGAAGCCACCACCCTTGGCTGCATTTACAATCATATCTTCTATTGCTGTAAAAGgcagacacacaatgcatcaaCCTGTCTTTAGTCAAGTTTCACCCTTTCCAATATTTCTTGTATGACAGCACTTACAAACACAATGAAATGTATCAAAACGGTCACAAGGTTCAGTAAAATCATAGAGCCACGTTAGCCTGTAACTTCCACCCTCTGACTTGATGACATCATTCTTAGTATGTGAGGGGGAGTGTCCCCTCAGCAGTGCATATAAGGCTGCTGGACATTGATCCAAACAATTGGACAGACCAACTGCTGTGTGTAGAACGCTCGGGgaacactgtatcacactgcagGTAGGGAAATTCATCAGCTACACCAATGTCTGATGTGGATCAGGTTATTTAACGATAATCTTGAGAATTATCTAGTTATTGAAATGTACTAATTTTGATGGGATTGATAAAGTCCTTCCTGTTGACagcatttctatttatttattttttgtcccctTGTGGTTGGAGACAGCTTGCAGCAACTGCATTTCCTCTTTTAGACCTTGTAGTAATGGTTTAGGATGGGAATAAAGGACTTGCTCACTGCATCATGGACGGAGTCTGATCACACTGCCATTATATCTAGGAAGTCGTTACTCACATTTGGAGTGATAAAGGGGATTAGCTAACATTGAAATGCTAAAATATcttctaactatatatatatggccattctacattgtattaaaaaaatacatatatttatcatTGGACATTTCCGAATTGAATTACTAAGTGCAAAAATGCATTAACTGCAGCAATGCTAGCCTCTTAAGGTGCAGTGTTCACTGTAGGGCAAGGAAAAACGTATGCACATGCTTTGAAGAAAATAACACATTGGGGAGACAGGAAGAGCAGTGGCAAATGTTACAGGACAGAGAGATGAAACAGCGTGAGATACAGGATTGGTGACTTACTGCTAACTTAGCAGACGGGTGTTCATAGCAGGTTGGGACGTCACACCCCAGAGGCTCACAGTTGCCTGACCAGCAGACACTTGGAGTCTCCTATCAGACGACAACTGAACACCCCCCACTTCTAACATTTTCCATGCCGCTAGCACATTTCACTCAGTCCCATGCAGACAAGATACCCCCAGCCTATGTATTAAAATTCACAGCACAGAGTACAAAATGAGCttgcacacatttaaaaaaaaaaaaaaatcctgtttgTGCAAAGGCAGCAATAAAACCACACCACACCCTCCAATCAAATACCTGCTGCTGGTCACATGATCAGATGCAAATTAAAGTGTGCGCAGCCACCCCCAGGATGCCTGGCTATAAAAGAAATACTCTTTGGGTATATTTTCCAAACTGGGCAGGCAAAACTGTACAGGTTCTGCATTACCTTGGCAAGACCACTGTACAGTCCAAGAAAGCTGGGATCAGCGTGTGCCTAGGCAAGTGCTTCAAACTCCTAAGCATTTCAACCCTGGATCCCTATGTGCCTTTATTAATGCATACAACAGCTCTAAACCTCTGAATGTCCGGAGCTATGAGTGCAAGAAGAGAAGAATCCTTTAAGTGCTTTAGTCAATGAAAAGGTGCAAGGCTCTCCGGACACTGGTATTAAAGAACCTAGCTGCCTGTGTGTGGAAGATCCTGGTGGCTGAAAGGATCCCCTTGGTCACTGTTTTAGGACATGTCCTCCTGCAATACTTATCCACATGACAAGTGTTGCTCCCCAAGAGAGTGCAAGACTAGTGGGGCAATGAAATGGGTGATACCATTATAGCTTATCTGGAACTGGTTTTGACACTGTAATCTAGGAAGAGTCATGGATCAATGAATCTGCTAGAGTAGGGAAGAAATGCTACTCCAAACAACAATGTCCCTCAGTCACCCATGCAAGAGTAAAGAAAAGTTAATTTCtgcatgtataaatatataaatgggtAGACCATTATCCCTGACCTATTGTTCACAGTTTTACCATCTtccaaaatacagattaaatgCAACACACCTGAGCTAATTAGCAATCCACTCCCCTGAATAGCGCTCAGTGGTGGGTACAATCCTCAAATAAAGGCTAATTTGGATGGTAATTCCTATTGCTAATCCAATAAAACCAATGGGAAATATTTCACTCCAGACAACTGCTAGGACAACAGTGGAAAGGCAGAGGAATATTCTGCTGTGTGGGAGATAGTGATGCTGTGAATAAGGACCGATTCCATACTTACCATGGACAGGATTTTAAGCAGACAGCCTCCACCTACAGAACTAACCACTTTGCCTACAGAATCCACCAAGTGCCAAACTGGTGAATTACACAACAATCTGGCCTTTTAATAAAAGTATGCAAAAATAAGGTGATCTCTAGGGAACTGAAAGGTAAATTGTTTACCTGCGGCACGGTGGTCACTGTTCACTTTATATACCACAGCAGCAATCTAATTTTCTGTCCAGCTCCATTTTACCTTCCAGATATGTACAGTGCTGCTCATCTGATCAGTAATGAGCCACTCTACACAGAAACAAGGTAAAAATGGACAGCGGGTAATGGGCTGAGGATGATATGCagttacataaaaaaaactattaaatagACCACCTTGTAGTGAAGTGCAGAAAAAGTAATACGTTCGCGCATTTCTGAGGACAAATATGCCCCACTTATATGTTAAAAAGCTCTCTTTTGCAGGCCTGGCCCTCAAGGGCAGAACTATAGGATAAAGCTTTGTATTCAGAGGGGAGATGCAGGACAGAACACAAAACCTAATAGAGCATTTCTCTCCTGACACAGGGACACATTTTGGTGCAACACAATCTTCCCTTGTGACATGGGAGTTGTTTGCTCCAAATGTCTTTCAAATCCAAAGGCTTCTTATAAAAGTGCAGAATAATGTGCAAGGGGAATTTTCCCCACCTTTCTTCACCCCCTGACCTTCTCACACAAACTAAATTAATATCTTCATCACTCCCCTCCTATCAATGAGGCACCCCAGGAATCTCACGGAGCACTCCCTGAGATTAGCCCCCTTATGGTCAACCAGACAGGCCCAACCCACAAAAGGCCAGTCTTACAAAAACAAATCCTCGTAGAAAAGGATCATCCCAAGAGCTAGATTGTCCAAGATGCagctcttaaaataaaaaaaaatctaaaacttgACGGTTGTGAGAGCGCAGTTGTACCCCCTAAGGGAGGGGTCGATTAAATTCTCCAAATCAAATTTCAGTCTATAAACCTCTGACATGCTTTCTTCCAGCGACACGCTGTACACCACAAATCTTTTCTCTCCATCCCATACACTTTGCGGCATTTCTTGGCTTCTCCACGGCCTTTCCTGAAGAAAACACAGGACAGGCAAAAATCAGTGGTATATTGTCACTGTCTACCCACACAGTGCACGCATCATAAatcacacataacacacagatgaTGTAGTGGATCTCAGAACTGCATTTGATAAAGGAAACCGACACTTTGCTCACCGAGTGCCTGCGCCTTGTTTCTGGTTGGGTGCAGCTGCAAAGAGCATCTGTCTACTGTCACCAGCACCTGACGTCGGACAGACCTGCAAACACAACCAGTAACATGAGTTACACATTACTGGCTAATGCTAGGACATATGCCATGTACGTACACAGGTTATGCTCACCGGAGAGGCTTCAACAAGAAAAGAGGGAGGCTGCCAGGACGAGCTAACTTTAGAGGTTAGGGATATAGTGCTGGGAGACTGGGCCTGTGGGAAGAAGTAGATCACAGATGTAATTAAAGGGAACATACAAGGAAAGGGGAAAAGTGTCCATTTCTGAccattcgtaaaaaaaaaaaaaaaaaaaaaaaaaaattgatttcatGAACATTAAAGCCATTAACGGTAAACTGGATCCGTGAACTATTAATTTATCCAGCATTCTATCTAGTAACATTCTGGGTTTACTTACGGTTAGATCTGATTAGCTTTACTTTTTATTGATATTCTCTAGCCATGAGGAAGTGGATATATTTCCAATTAATAAAATACGAGATATCCTGACAGGTATATTCACTAACGTgtaaattgctgggaattcaaagcatTTCTAACTGAAGGTCAAAATAACtacattggaaaaattctccaagttagcCATGTGTTCAGAGCAGCATCTTCCGCCTAGAACataaaattcacgttgaattctcgcCGTAGCGAATAACCTTGAAACATGATGGATGGGACAATCTGCAAGCATCAATATAAAGGGGGCAGGCACAGCAAGCATCAATATAAAGGGGGCAGGCTCAGCAAGCATCAATATAAAGGGGGCAGGCTCAGCAAGCATTAATATAAAGGGGGCAGGTTCAGCAAGCATCGATATAAAGGGAGCAGGCACAGCAAGCATCAATATAAAGGGGGCAGACTCGGCAAGCATCAATATAAAAGGGGCAGGTACAGCAAGCATCAATATAAAGAATAAGCACTCACTTGATAAGGGTGGTCTGTGTATACATGACACAGTGTGCTAGGAGCAGAAACGCTCAGCGGGGATATAATAGGTAGTTCTGGACCTTGCATTGCTCCAAGAGACCCCATTTCAGGGAAAGATGGTGGGCCGGCACTGGTCGGGGAAGTAGGAGTCAGGCTGGACAGTCCGTCACTCAGAGTATCCACATTGACATCCATTTCCGTATAGTAAAAATCCTCTTCCCCATCACTGTGCTCTTTTTCCTTGCAGCGTCTACATTAGGAAAGGTGTAGGATTTGCCAAAATGTCACCTGTAAGACAAGGCAAGCCATCCCCATACGCCCCCCATGCATTCTCCAATCTTTACTTACCCCAGGTGCGCTGATCGGATGTGCTTTTGAATAGCAGATGAAGTGCTGAGGACTTTCCCACAATTCTTCCACAGGCAACGAAACATGAGGCGGGCTGAGTTCTGTAGAGAAATGAGCCTGAGCACCAAGAGTGGAAATCAGGGGGGGAGTTAGCCACGGGAAGTAATCCTCACCTTCCTCTTCCGGGGCACAGGATCACCAAACAGGAAGTGGGTGGTGTCTGAATCCTCAATGCCAACATCCAGTGACGCAGACGAGAGTGTAGGTGGCAAGGGCGGGGACCGCGTTGAACAGACAGATGTGCTGATGTACAGATTGCAGCTGTTGATCCTGCTCGGTGAGACAGCAGCAAAGTTACGGCATGACTCAGTGTTGCACTCTgctggagacaaaaaaaaaacaaacaaaaaaaacaataagatatCTTTAACATACCCTGCATAGATCATATTATGAGGGTTCTCAAAAACATAACTAATCTCAAGGGATAATGCTGCTAATGAGTGTAAGACATTAAAGCTCAATGCTAAATATGTGTGAGCAAAAAAGttattcaaagggacactatagtaccctgagggtccccctcccgcggcgctgaaggggttaaaaacccttcagctactcacccttttcccccgctgggctcccttacctctcctcccctgtcaatgtcagcatccttgtctgacGTCACTGCCGCGCGCTcattcaaagtgtccgtaggaaaTATAAACTCACTGtaacctaacatgtgtgggagcctggagtgtccctttaataatataaacccacccagtataattaaccgtaacctaacctacacagtgcacctaacgtgtatgGGATcctggagtggccctttaataatataaacccacccagtataactaactgtaacctaacctacacagtgcatctaacgtgtgtgggatcctggagtgtccctttaataatataaacccacccacagTATccctaactgtaacctaacctacacagtacacCTAACGTGTATGGGATcctggagtggccctttaataatataaacccacccagtatcccctactgtaacctaacctacacagtgcacctaacgtgtatgGGATcctggagtggccctttaataatataaacccacccagtatccctaactgtaacctaacctacacagtgcacctaacgtgtatgGGATcctggagtggccctttaataatataaacccacccagtatcccctactgtaacctaacctacacagtgcacctaacgtgtatgGGATcctggagtggccctttaataatataaacccacccagtatccctaactgtaacctaacctacacagtgcatctaaaatgtgtgtgggagcctggagtgtccctttaataatatttatttattattgctatttatgaagcgccaacagattccgcagcgctgtacaattagtggagaaacgtacaatatacacagacaaatacaagaggtaagagagccctgcccgtaagctgatatctagccattggagctcttttatacaaagcgcttggctagatggcccgtgagcttacaatctaaagatataaacccacccagtatatctAACTGTAACCTAAAGTGTGtctgagcctggagtgtccctttaataatataaaaccacccagtataactgtaacctaacctacacagcgcaCATGTCTGTATCTTTTTAGTATCCGTAAATGTTTTCAAAACTTGATTAGCAAGTCCATCAGATTTCGTCCTCTTTTAAAGGAAATCAGTAAAAGACAGAAATTCCTCAATTCCGAAAGCCGATTAGCTcaaagaaatataattttttaaggattaaCTACTCCACAACTAGATGCACTACATTCTAGAAGCAGCATTTCTATTTtgacttttatatttattgtttggtTTCAAATGCTCACATTGTGTATTCATAACCTCCTTTTATATGTGGGTACATCCTCCCTTCAAACTTCTCACACTTTGCTGCTAAATGGGACACAGTTCTGCTTTCATGTGATGGTTTggcacaagcatgtcaaactcgcggcccacaaggaccatctttgcggccttGCGAGTGCATGctcagtgttatagcagagtaggcacctgctttccccatattgcaggtgcctactctgctaacatttacccgGCCAAGGAGGAGGGCCGCGAGGGAgatcagtgttcctgctcctcactgccccCTCGCGTGCGCCAactgaagtgaagccgggcgcaggaatattatgtcatattccggcacccggcatcactaaagcGCAtgcgggagcagtgaggagcaggaaggaccccagggagatgccccccaTCTGCTCcataaggtagggagcaataaagaaaagtatgtgtgtgtaaatgtgtctgtgtgtgtgtgtcaatgagtgtatgtgtgtgtgtcaatgagtgtatgtgtgtgtgtcaatgagtgtatgtgtgtgtgtcaatgagtgtatgtgtgtgtgtcaatgagtgtatgtgtgtgtgtcaatgagtgtatgtgtgtgtgtcaatgagtgtatgtgtgtgtgtcaatgagtgtatgtgtgtgtgtcaatgagtgtatgtgtgtgtgtcaatgagtgtatgtgtgtgtgtcaatgagtgtatgtgtgtgtgtcaatgagtgtatgtgtgtgtgtctgtctgtcagtgagtaggtGTGTGTGCGGCtcacataaacgtaaaccttgtttatgtggcccgtgccacactgagtttgacatgcttggtgtagcaCTAATAAAACTGCAATGCATGTCACTGAGCTTTCTGGGTACTATGGCGTGGAATATGTAAAGGCATACCAGTTGTCCATATCGGTATACATTTATCATTTCAATGGTTCTGAGAGCCTCTTGCGAAAGATATTACAGATATTGTAATAGTTTATTGCAATCTTGTCTTGCTGTTTATGCGAACATGAAACTGTTCAAAGCAAATATGAAAGGGAGACGTGAATGCCACTTACTATTTTCCCCACTAGGTGGGGCTGTGTGACAGGACTTCTTTgcattgtgaattcaaagtgtcACAAATGATCTGATGGATCTAGCTTGCAGCGTAATAAAGATAGTCTTGCTTTGCTTTCATTTTGACATACATGCATGTTTAAGGTTTTCAAAAAGTAAAAGAATCCATTCCAAGATGTGCTTCTACCAATCATTGTTCAATATCTGAAGGAGGGGCAACATTCTAATTAAAAACAGCAGGATTGTGGATTAGTCATTTACAGTTCACAATCTTTACTTGTGAGTTTGACATTTGTGCTAATCTGCACAAGGATACCTCTGcagtaatataaaataaacttccttaaaggaactctataatgtcagtaatacaaacatgtattcctgacactataggtctaaatACACCGTTTAGGTCTCCTGCCCCCCTTTTCCCCGAGCAACAGGTGATTAACTCTCCTTTTTTTCCAGCACTGCATGGTTCCCCTCGTGGCTGGCCCCAcctcgcctccttggctgagataatcaaatttGTGATCTTaggttcccataggaaagcattggattggctatggCGCATGCACAGTAAAAAACGgtggcaatcagcatctcctcaaagagctGTATCGAATGAATCTCTCTCCatgaggaacgttcagcgccttcaTGCATAGCACATTGCGCagaactgacccaggaagcacctctagtggccatctgagtgaaaaggctgtgtttacattaacaaGTCTACAGGGACAGGCAGCAGACACCAGAACAGCTACGTTAAAggaaatctccagtgccaggaaaacaaatccgatCTCCTGGCACTACAGGAACCTGCAGTGCCCCACTCCCACgttgatgaaggggttaaaacccgtttagtgacttacctgaaatccagcgccgatgtccctcagcgctgggtcagatCAGCCAACGCtcctgtctgatagacagccactagaggaggacctaaccttgcaaggtaattattgcagtttacaaaaaaactgcaataattacacttgcatgattaatggtgatgggagttggcacccagaccatttcaatgggcagaagtggtctgggtgcctggagtgtccctttaagcagtagtgtgactatagtgtccgttcaACTGGGCAAACATAACGTGTCATCTGATATACCTGTTAGAGTGTTCTGAAATGTCTGACACAAAATCAATGTCTAATTTAATAACTCCAAATTGTAGCAATACTAAAATCTGAGTGGCCctattaaggctaaaatagccgatTCGGACAAGCTCATCAAGGTACGCTTAGCTGTGCCAGCTTACATgttgccattcagatttcaatttgATACAATTCAGAGTTAAAGCAAATAAATGTGTGTGACTATACTTCCCAACAATATGGTAATAAAGCTCTTTGGAGTGGCAGttcaatatacacaatatacagtcACCTTCCAGGGTTGTTCCAGCTCCCAGCACCAATGGGCCTGAGGACAAGCTGGTGAGAGCAGCAGCAGCAATCGCTTCATCCAACCTGGAGGAAAGAAATAGACACTGTGGTCACAAAGGAAACCTACAATGCTGATCCATCCTAAAGCTTTATCCTGTGTTATATACTTCTAAACATTAGCACTTTCTAATTGAATAGGCAAGATTTTTAATCTGAGAGATCTACTGTACAGCATTCACTGCATTCTTTAGTTTTtgtaatcattttttattttctttacaggAAAGCACAGTTTCAATCTTTCATTGTGTGaagctttaaaggggcactacaaGCCATTTTGACCTCGCCAGACTGACTCCCTGTCCTGGTCTTACtgaggataaaaaaaacaaacagggtTCTTTCCTTGGCTTTACCGAGAAGACCAATGAGTTATAATGCATGCTCACTACCAAGCAATGtattaaacacaaatacaaactACAAATCAATTTTAGAATTATCTAGATACTTCCAGTTATTCCTGGGAACATGTTGCAATCACACACAATGTTCTCTGACCTGTGTTTGGGGACGGGGATGACTGATGATGACAGCAGTGAAAGATTGCGGCTTCGGACAGACTGTACTGGTGTGGACTCATTCTGCTGCTTTTGGGAGCGCAAGGTGGTGTGAAGGTGCCCCTGGCATTGCCCAGCCTGTGAGGATTGTACAAGACTTTGTTCTTTCGTAGATCCAGAGTTAGCAGATAATAGGGAAATCTGAATAGCAAAAACAAAGACCAGTTAACTGAACCTTCCCAATGAAAATAATtccatatacaaaaatacataagcaGACACATAGGGCCATACCCTAAAGCAGCTGCGCCCTTAAaggttttaaaactacagattCCATAATGCTTTAATCATTCTAAAAAGCAcgcacagcatcatgggagttgtagttatacaACATCTGGTTATCTAACATTTGGACACCCCTgccctaaagtgtgaattgttgggaatttcacattttagaacaaaatagccaaattgggaaaattctaaattaaaccatAAAAAATATTAGGCCATTTTAAATTACTGAATGAACTATTTTTGGTGTGGCTGGCAAAGTGTTTAGTTTATTAAATGACTCCTAACTTTGTGACctgttagaataaaaaaaaaaaaaaaaatcccatagtTACTGTAAAATTTTAACTGGGTATTTGAGGTGGTCATTTTTACTGAGATGCACCCGAATATTCTCCAAGTTATCCTTAAAGAAATACTCAAAGCTGTGAGTGATCACCATTTAtttaataaagaaacatttacttattttaaaaaCTGCACCGTTGCGAGTTTCCTCATTTGTCTCAAATCTCCAGGTAGTGGCTCAGACTACAAGCAAGCTTCCATTATTTTATATGGAGCTGAGCATATCCAATAAATCCCTGTCACAAGGTGTCTATGGTAGTTAAGTATTTGGCAATTTCATTTATCACACAGAGAAATAAAGGCATTGCTGTCCAAAGCATACGAGGATGCCATCAACTTGCAGTTTTGTGCATAGAGTCATCTGACACTATCACACAAGCACAGCTCGGACGAGGTGGGTATTTGTATAGGGAGTGCACACCATACAAATATTTGGACAAGCAAAGTAGTAGGTATAGGTGTGACTACAGGGCGTTCTAAGTACCATAAACAACCccttgtagtgcttatggtgccagtGTGCTCCTCCCGCCATACCCCGGTTCTGTGCAAAGCCATTTGACAATAACTGAGGGTGTGTACAAAAAAAAGTGAACGATGCACATGCTGGAAGGTATTACTTCCACCAAGGTGCTCCAGACAGGCACAAACAATGGTTTCTTCAAGAGTCGGTCTTCATTTTGGAACAAAATATAATAACGTCGTTTTGGCTCCTACACGAGCTGCCTATTGAAGAAACCATTGCGTGTGTTTGGACGTctgtatatatttctaaaaacGAAGGGTGGGCTGGCACCTCGCTTGGCATACTGTTACTGCAGAACACGCAGGGCTTAGTGTGTCAGCCGACTCTCCAAAGTGTTTTACAGATGGCTGCAGAAATATTTGAATATACCTCTATCCAGGCTATTTGCCATCACATGCCATCAATGTAAATTTGTCTCAATGCAATAGAAGACTTTATGGCGGAATGTCACTCCATGATTGGTGTTTTGCCTGCTGTGATCTGAGTTGCCTTCCCAGAAAATATTTGCAATATCCCTTGTAAAGCATTTCTCTGAAGAGGACTTGTCGCTGTCACAGCATGTACTTCGGTGCCACACGACTAGGTTCT
Above is a genomic segment from Pelobates fuscus isolate aPelFus1 chromosome 6, aPelFus1.pri, whole genome shotgun sequence containing:
- the SLC2A4RG gene encoding SLC2A4 regulator isoform X1, encoding MAAAATGDRDRAEGNTGGALQRPFTPRKPETARGPQNGGQPEISLLSANSGSTKEQSLVQSSQAGQCQGHLHTTLRSQKQQNESTPVQSVRSRNLSLLSSSVIPVPKHRLDEAIAAAALTSLSSGPLVLGAGTTLEAECNTESCRNFAAVSPSRINSCNLYISTSVCSTRSPPLPPTLSSASLDVGIEDSDTTHFLFGDPVPRKRKNSARLMFRCLWKNCGKVLSTSSAIQKHIRSAHLGRCKEKEHSDGEEDFYYTEMDVNVDTLSDGLSSLTPTSPTSAGPPSFPEMGSLGAMQGPELPIISPLSVSAPSTLCHVYTDHPYQAQSPSTISLTSKVSSSWQPPSFLVEASPVCPTSGAGDSRQMLFAAAPNQKQGAGTRKGRGEAKKCRKVYGMERKDLWCTACRWKKACQRFID
- the SLC2A4RG gene encoding SLC2A4 regulator isoform X2 produces the protein MAAAATGDRDRAEGNTGGALQRPFTPRKPETARGPQNGGQPEISLLSANSGSTKEQSLVQSSQAGQCQGHLHTTLRSQKQQNESTPVQSVRSRNLSLLSSSVIPVPKHRLDEAIAAAALTSLSSGPLVLGAGTTLEECNTESCRNFAAVSPSRINSCNLYISTSVCSTRSPPLPPTLSSASLDVGIEDSDTTHFLFGDPVPRKRKNSARLMFRCLWKNCGKVLSTSSAIQKHIRSAHLGRCKEKEHSDGEEDFYYTEMDVNVDTLSDGLSSLTPTSPTSAGPPSFPEMGSLGAMQGPELPIISPLSVSAPSTLCHVYTDHPYQAQSPSTISLTSKVSSSWQPPSFLVEASPVCPTSGAGDSRQMLFAAAPNQKQGAGTRKGRGEAKKCRKVYGMERKDLWCTACRWKKACQRFID